The following DNA comes from Algiphilus sp..
TCTATCCACTGGCCTTCACGCCCACCGACCTGGAGAGCATCAAGCCGGCGCAGGAGGCGGTCGACATGCTGAAGGCGCTGGGCAGTCTGCGGGCCGGCGATCGCGCACTGATCACCAAGGGCGACTTCGACGGACCGGGCGGGACCAACACCATGAAGATCGTCAGCGTCGAGGACTGATGCGCCGGCCGGCTCTCGACGGCTTCACGATCTTCGGCCACCGCGGCGCGGCGGGCAGCGCGCCCGAGAACACGCTGGCCGGTTTCGACGCCGCGCTCGGTCACGGTGCACGCTGGATCGAGCTCGACGTGCAGGCCCACCCGGAAGCACTGATCGTGTTCCACGACGATCGGCTGGAGCGCCGCACCGACGGATCGGGCGCACTGCTCGAAACTCCGCTGGCCGCGCTGCGGGCGCTGGACGCCGGGGACGGCACGGCCATCCCGACCCTGGAGGAAGTGCTCGACCATCTGCGCGGTCGTGCCGCGCTCAACATCGAGCTCAAGGGTGGTCGGGCGGTCGGCGAACGCACCGCAGCGGCGCTGGATGCGGCGCTCGCCGGCGGCTGGCGCGCCGCCGACCTGCTGGTGTCGAGCTTCGATCACGCCGCGCTGGCGGCGTTCCGGGCCGCGCTGCCGCAGGTGCCGGTGGCGCCCCTGTTCGCCGAGGATGCCGGGCCGGCCATCGCCACGGCGCAGCGTTTCGACACCGACGTGGTGCATCTGGCGCGCGACCTGGCCACCGCCGAGATGATGGCAGCGCTCGACGCCGCCGGACTGCGCGCGCACGTCTACACCGTGAATGATCCGGAAGAGGCCGAACGGCTGCGGAAGCTCGGCGCCGCGGGAATTTTCACGGATCATCCCGGTCGATTTATGCTGCACACCTAACCGGTCACGAGCGCGTCATACAGTCGCGCTGCAATAAGGCGCCATGGACAGTCAGACCAACGTCGCGGTGAAGGCCACGGACGAGGCCCCAAGCCCCGATCTGGCCGCGCCCGAACTCTATCTCAACCGCGAGCTGAGCCTGCTCGCGTTCAACAAGCGCGTGCTGGAGCAGGCGCTCGACGAAAGCATGCCGCTGCTCGAGCGGCTCAAGTTCGTCTGCATCGCCAGCTCCAATCTCGACGAGTTCTTCGAGATCCGCGTCGCCGGCCTCATCAAGATGGCCGAGCTCAACCCCAACCAGCGCGGCGCCGACGGCAAGGCGCCGCAGGAGCTGCTGCGCGAGATCGCCGACCGGGCGCACGCGCTGGTCGACGAGCAGTACCGCGTGTTCAACGACGTGCTGCTGCCGGCCATGGAGCAGGAGAAGATCCGCTTTCTGCGGCGCTCGGAATGGACCACCGAGCAGGACCACTGGCTGGAGAACTACTTCCACGAGGAGCTCATGCCGGTGCTGTCGCCGATCGGGCTCGATCCGGCGCACCCCTTCCCGCGCATCCTCAACAAGTCGCTCAACTTCATCGTCCAGCTGCAGGGCAAGGACGCCTTCGGCCGCAACAGCGGCTTCGCCGTGGTGCAGGCACCGCGCGCGCTGCCCCGGCTCATCCAGATCCCGTCCCACATCAAGGGCTCCGGCCCGTACGACTTCGTCTTCCTGAGCTCGGTGATCCATGCCTATGTGGACGACCTGTTCCCGGGCATGCAGGCCACCGGCTGCTACCAGTTCCGCATCACGCGCAACTCGGACCTGCTGGTCGACGAGGAGGAGACCGAGGACCTGCTGGAGGCGCTGGAAGGCGAGCTCGCCCAGCGCCAGTGGGGCGACTCGGTGCGCCTCGAGGTGGCCCAGAACTGTCCCGAGCACCTCTGGCGCTACCTGATGGAGACCGTGCACCTGACCCCGGCGGACGTCTATCAGGTCAACGGGCCGGTGAACCTCAACCGGCTGATGGCGCTGCCCGACCTGATCGAGCGACCGGAGCTCAAGTTCCCGGCCTTCACCCCGCGGGTGCACAAGGGCATGACCCAGGACGCCTTCGCCACGCTGCGCGAGCGCGACGTGCTGCTGCACCACCCCTACGACTCGTTCTCACCGGTGCTCGAATTCCTGCGCCAGGCCGCGCGCGATCCCAATGTGCTGGCCATCAAGCAGACGCTCTACCGCACCGGCGCCAAGAGCCCCGTCGTGGAGGCGCTGATCGAGGCAGCGCGCGCCGGCAAGGAGGTCACGGTGGTGGTCGAGCTGCGCGCCCGCTTCGACGAGGCCGAGAACATCGATCTCGCCGAGGCCCTGCAGGAGGTCGGCGCGCACGTGGTCTACGGCGTGGTGGGCTACAAGACGCACGCCAAGATGATCCTGGTGGTGCGCCGGGAGGAGAGCGGCCTGCGCCACTACGTGCACCTGGGCACCGGCAACTACCACCCCAAGACCGCACGTCTCTACACCGACTACGGCCTGTTCACCAGCGACACCAAGATCGGGCACGACGTACACAACGTCTTCCTGCAGCTCACCTCGCTGGGCAAGGTGACCAGCATGGAGCGGCTGCTGAACTCCCCGTTCACGCTGCAACGGACACTGATCCAGCGGATCGACCGCGAGGCCGACAACCACCGCGCCGGCAAGCCGGCGCGCATCCGCGCCAAGATGAACTCGCTGGTCGACGCCAGCATGATCCAGGCGCTGTACCGGGCCTCCCAGGCCGGCGTGCCGATCGAGCTGGTGGTGCGCGGAATGTGCTGCCTGCGCCCCGGACTGCCCGGCATCTCGGACACCATCCGGGTGACGTCGGTGATCGGCCGCTTCCTCGAGCACACCCGGGTGTTCTGCTTCGAGAACGGCGGCGAGCCCGAGGTATGGCTGTCGTCGGCGGACTGGATGGAACGCAATCTCTACAAGCGCGTCGAGGTTGCCTTTCCGGTGCTGGACGCCCGCCTGCGCAAGCGCGTGCTCGCCGAGCTGCAGTGCTACATCGACGACCGCGTGCGCGCCTGGGAGCTTGACGCCGACGGGCACTACACTCGTACCGGCGTTCCGGACGAGGACCACGCCGGCGCCCAGCAGACGCTGCTGTTCGAGGCGACCGCGACCTGATCGGACCACGCACCGGGGGGCAACGGGTGCCGTTCACGCGCCCCGGTCCCGCATGTTTCACCCGACGACGCGGTTGCGCGCAGATTCGGCGGCGCCCCTGCGGCACGTCATCGGCACCACAACGAGAGGAACCCGCAGACCCGTGATGTCCCACCGTCCGAGCCGGCCTCCCTCCGCACACTTCAGGGCAACGCAATGATCCCTTCGCAATTCCGGAAATGGTGGCGCCGCCGCGAGCGGCCCTCGACCGGTCCGATGCCGCCGCGCGGCGTCACCGCCTCGGGCGACGTGCGCCGTCTCGGACTGGAGTTCGAGTTCTCCGGCCTGTCCCTGGCCCGCCTGTGCGAGCTCGTACCGCAGCGCACGGGCGGACAGGCCCACATCATCTCCGACTACGAGGCCGAGGTCCGCGACACCCGCTGGGGCACCTTCGGCATCGAGCTGGACTTCGCCTTCCTCAAGGCCATGGGACGCGAGCAGAACGACCACTCCGCGGACTGGCGCAACAGCCTGGAAGAGCTGTCCGAGAGCCTGCTGGCGGCGCTGGCGCGTCAGGTGGTGCCCTTCGAGATCGTCACGCCGCCCGTTCCGATGGACGAGCTCGACGTCATCGACGGTCTGGTCGGTGATCTGCGCCGTGCGGGTGCGCGCGGCACGCGGCACTCGCCGCTCTATGCCTTCGGTCTGCATCTCAACGTCGAGTTGCCCGCCATCGACGCCGCCACGCTGCTCGGCTACATGCAGGCCTACGCGCTGCTCTATCCGTGGCTGCGGGAGCGCTGCCATCCCGACATCTCGCGGCGCCTGTCGCCGTACATCGAGCCCTATCCGCTGGCCTATGCGCGCCACATCCTGCAGCCCGGCTACGCACCGGACCAGGACCAGCTGATCGACGACTACCTGACCCACAATCCGACGCGCAATCGCTCGCTGGACATGCTGCCCGTCTTCGCGCTGCTCGACGAAGCGCGTGTCCAGGCGGTAGCCGACGACGACCGCATCAAGTCGCGCCCGGCGCTGCACTACCGCCTGCCCAACTGCCAGATCGACGAGCCCGACTGGCGCTGGCGCGAGATCTGGCGCGACTGGCTGCAGGTCGAGCATCTGGCCGGCGATGACGCGCGGCGGCAGGAGATGGCGGCGGCCTTCCTCGCCTGTCACGAGAGCCTGGTGGACCGGCTGGCGGGCGACTGGGAGCGGCAAGCGCGCGCATGGCTGCTGGACGACGCATCGCTGGCCGGCGGCCGCTGATCGGCATCACCGGCGGCGACGCGTCGCTGCCGTGGGGCTGGTGGTTCGCGGCGGCCGCGGTGCGCGCCAGCGGTGGCCGCCCGCTGCGCATCACGCCGTCGCGGCCGCTCGGCGAGCGGCATCTCGACGGTCTCATCGTCGGCGGCGGC
Coding sequences within:
- a CDS encoding glycerophosphodiester phosphodiesterase family protein — protein: MRRPALDGFTIFGHRGAAGSAPENTLAGFDAALGHGARWIELDVQAHPEALIVFHDDRLERRTDGSGALLETPLAALRALDAGDGTAIPTLEEVLDHLRGRAALNIELKGGRAVGERTAAALDAALAGGWRAADLLVSSFDHAALAAFRAALPQVPVAPLFAEDAGPAIATAQRFDTDVVHLARDLATAEMMAALDAAGLRAHVYTVNDPEEAERLRKLGAAGIFTDHPGRFMLHT
- the ppk1 gene encoding polyphosphate kinase 1 encodes the protein MDSQTNVAVKATDEAPSPDLAAPELYLNRELSLLAFNKRVLEQALDESMPLLERLKFVCIASSNLDEFFEIRVAGLIKMAELNPNQRGADGKAPQELLREIADRAHALVDEQYRVFNDVLLPAMEQEKIRFLRRSEWTTEQDHWLENYFHEELMPVLSPIGLDPAHPFPRILNKSLNFIVQLQGKDAFGRNSGFAVVQAPRALPRLIQIPSHIKGSGPYDFVFLSSVIHAYVDDLFPGMQATGCYQFRITRNSDLLVDEEETEDLLEALEGELAQRQWGDSVRLEVAQNCPEHLWRYLMETVHLTPADVYQVNGPVNLNRLMALPDLIERPELKFPAFTPRVHKGMTQDAFATLRERDVLLHHPYDSFSPVLEFLRQAARDPNVLAIKQTLYRTGAKSPVVEALIEAARAGKEVTVVVELRARFDEAENIDLAEALQEVGAHVVYGVVGYKTHAKMILVVRREESGLRHYVHLGTGNYHPKTARLYTDYGLFTSDTKIGHDVHNVFLQLTSLGKVTSMERLLNSPFTLQRTLIQRIDREADNHRAGKPARIRAKMNSLVDASMIQALYRASQAGVPIELVVRGMCCLRPGLPGISDTIRVTSVIGRFLEHTRVFCFENGGEPEVWLSSADWMERNLYKRVEVAFPVLDARLRKRVLAELQCYIDDRVRAWELDADGHYTRTGVPDEDHAGAQQTLLFEATAT
- a CDS encoding amidoligase family protein, whose amino-acid sequence is MIPSQFRKWWRRRERPSTGPMPPRGVTASGDVRRLGLEFEFSGLSLARLCELVPQRTGGQAHIISDYEAEVRDTRWGTFGIELDFAFLKAMGREQNDHSADWRNSLEELSESLLAALARQVVPFEIVTPPVPMDELDVIDGLVGDLRRAGARGTRHSPLYAFGLHLNVELPAIDAATLLGYMQAYALLYPWLRERCHPDISRRLSPYIEPYPLAYARHILQPGYAPDQDQLIDDYLTHNPTRNRSLDMLPVFALLDEARVQAVADDDRIKSRPALHYRLPNCQIDEPDWRWREIWRDWLQVEHLAGDDARRQEMAAAFLACHESLVDRLAGDWERQARAWLLDDASLAGGR